Within Aerosakkonema funiforme FACHB-1375, the genomic segment ATTTGGATATATCCATCACTTTAATGATGGATATTATTTTTAGTATTTTTCCCAGAAAGTACGCTCACGCTTAAAGTAAGTGATAATTAGCTGAAATTAATCGCTTATGAAATGCAGCAATATCTAGAAGTAGAAGCATTACTAACTGCTCCCCATTCTAACTATTTCTACCCAATTCCCAACTGGGTAGCTGAAATTATGGTAAAAAAGGCAAATATCCAGCCAAACATGAGCGTATTAGAACCCAGTGCAGGTACGGGTATACTTTGCGAGTACATCCGCAAATTCAGTTCTAACTTGCATTGCGTAGAACAATTTTACCTCAATCAGCTAATTCTTACGCTCAAAGGATATTTAGTTGTTTGGGATGACTTCTTAACCTATTATCCCAGAAAACTATATTCAAGGATTATTGCCAACCCTCCATTCCCAGCACAAGAACTGCACATCACCCATGCTTATTATCACTGCTTGGCTCCAAATGGTCGCTTAGTATTCTTAATGAGCAATGCTGCATTTGAATCGAAACAGGGATATTACCAAAAGTTTAGGAAATGGTTTGAATTAGTAGGTGGAATCAGTATTCAGATGCCAGAAGA encodes:
- a CDS encoding DNA methyltransferase family protein translates to MQQYLEVEALLTAPHSNYFYPIPNWVAEIMVKKANIQPNMSVLEPSAGTGILCEYIRKFSSNLHCVEQFYLNQLILTLKGYLVVWDDFLTYYPRKLYSRIIANPPFPAQELHITHAYYHCLAPNGRLVFLMSNAAFESKQGYYQKFRKWFELVGGISIQMPEELYVTASKPSDVKCYLAIIDKLPPHPFHEIYRITEARPHRGYLHDSNYFTRRRRVCYLIGN